One genomic window of Nocardia higoensis includes the following:
- a CDS encoding hydroxysqualene dehydroxylase: MTVGAGWRTGYSAAAGGNRVAVLGGGVAGLTAAHELAERGFEVTVYERRALGGKARSIPVPGSASGGRPELPGEHGFRFFPGFYRHIPDTMRRIPFGSNPDGVWNNLVAVPEARFARRDGEDFRVALDFGAPPDPSKPGFSETLGATLATAMKITPEEGLFFANRLLVFNTSCDARRLRQWEYMSWLDFVRGHERSHEFRALLSRTLTSIMVAAKDHMASVRTIGTMGEQFLGNPLGIGNDGALDRVLNGHTNLTWIDPWTEHMRGLGVRFAVGAEVRGLDVRDRRVTGVRIVDESGTARTVEADHVVVALAAEQARELWSPDVLAVRPELEGMNRLTVDWMTGIQYYLRSSPDISPGHTAYIDSPWSLTSISQNHLWARKLPEYGDGTVRDCLSVDISDWHTPGILYGKPAMECTPEEIAREAWAQMKAHLNDRAELLHDADLHSWFLDPAIVWHADSGRNTNADPLLINTAGSWDLRPEPHGALENLFLAGDYVRTNVDLATMEGANESARAAVNALLDTIGSNAPRCAMYTLHRAAELEPLRRIDADRYAAGLPNVLDI, encoded by the coding sequence ATGACGGTGGGCGCGGGCTGGCGAACCGGATACTCCGCGGCGGCGGGCGGTAACCGGGTCGCGGTACTCGGTGGCGGCGTGGCCGGACTGACAGCGGCGCACGAGCTGGCCGAACGCGGTTTCGAGGTCACCGTCTACGAGCGCCGCGCTCTCGGCGGCAAGGCGCGCAGCATCCCGGTCCCCGGCAGCGCCTCCGGCGGTCGGCCCGAACTGCCCGGCGAGCACGGCTTCCGCTTCTTCCCCGGCTTCTACCGGCACATCCCCGACACCATGCGGCGGATTCCGTTCGGGTCGAACCCGGACGGGGTCTGGAACAACCTGGTCGCGGTTCCTGAGGCGAGATTCGCCCGCCGCGACGGCGAGGATTTCCGGGTCGCGCTGGATTTCGGCGCTCCCCCCGATCCGAGCAAGCCCGGCTTCTCCGAGACTCTGGGAGCCACACTGGCGACCGCGATGAAGATCACCCCCGAGGAAGGGCTGTTCTTCGCCAACCGGTTGCTGGTGTTCAACACCAGCTGCGACGCCCGGCGCCTGCGACAGTGGGAGTACATGTCCTGGCTGGATTTCGTGCGCGGCCATGAGCGCTCACACGAATTCCGCGCGCTGCTCTCGCGCACCCTGACCAGCATCATGGTCGCGGCCAAGGACCATATGGCCAGCGTGCGCACCATCGGCACCATGGGCGAGCAGTTCCTCGGCAACCCGCTCGGCATCGGCAACGACGGCGCGCTGGACCGGGTGCTCAACGGCCACACCAATCTCACCTGGATCGATCCGTGGACCGAGCACATGCGCGGGCTCGGTGTGCGCTTCGCCGTCGGCGCCGAGGTGCGCGGCCTCGACGTCCGCGACCGGCGGGTCACCGGGGTGCGCATCGTCGACGAGTCCGGCACGGCCCGCACCGTCGAAGCCGATCACGTCGTGGTGGCGCTGGCCGCCGAGCAGGCGCGCGAACTGTGGTCGCCGGACGTACTCGCGGTGCGCCCCGAACTCGAGGGTATGAACCGGCTGACCGTGGACTGGATGACCGGAATCCAGTACTACCTGCGCTCCAGCCCCGACATCTCCCCCGGTCACACCGCCTACATCGACTCGCCGTGGTCGCTGACCTCCATCAGTCAGAATCACCTGTGGGCGCGCAAGCTGCCCGAATACGGCGACGGCACCGTGCGCGACTGCCTGTCGGTGGACATCTCCGACTGGCACACCCCGGGCATCCTGTACGGCAAGCCCGCGATGGAGTGCACGCCCGAGGAGATCGCCCGCGAGGCGTGGGCGCAGATGAAGGCCCACCTCAACGATCGCGCCGAACTGCTGCACGACGCGGACCTGCACTCCTGGTTCCTGGACCCCGCGATCGTCTGGCACGCGGATTCCGGCCGCAACACCAACGCCGACCCGCTGCTGATCAACACCGCGGGCTCCTGGGATCTGCGGCCCGAACCGCACGGCGCGCTGGAGAATCTCTTCCTGGCCGGTGATTACGTGCGCACCAATGTGGATCTGGCGACCATGGAAGGCGCCAACGAGTCCGCACGCGCCGCCGTGAACGCCCTGCTCGACACGATCGGCTCGAACGCTCCTCGGTGCGCGATGTACACCCTGCACCGCGCCGCCGAACTGGAGCCGCTGCGCCGCATCGACGCCGACCGCTACGCCGCGGGTCTGCCCAACGTACTGGACATCTGA
- a CDS encoding FAD-binding oxidoreductase, producing MAVSLGKAGHTPAARESGFAAHEAGVDRLLASYHAIPPGATVRLAKKTSNLFRARAANPAPGLDVSGLTRVIAVDPEARTADVAGMTTYEDLVAATLPYGLAPLVVPQLKTITLGGAVTGLGIESTSFRNGLPHESVLEMDVLTGAGEILTATPDGEHADLFRGFPNSYGTLGYTVRLKIELEPVLPYVALRHVRFHDLRALEAALAAIVDERGYDGERVDYLDGVVFGADESYLTLGRQTDEPGPVSDYTGMDIYYRSIQHDSATPRRDRLTIHDYLWRWDTDWFWCSRAFGTQNPRIRRFWPKRYRRSSFYWKLVALDHRYHIGDKIEARKGNPPRERVVQDIEVPVERTADFVEWFLREIPIEPIWLCPLRLREHGPAMRGAGGTRGWPLYPLERGRTYVNVGFWSAVPTVPGQPEGAANRAIEKTVTEFDGHKSLYSDSYYREDEFAELYGGQIYTDLKKRYDPDQRLLDLYSKAVQRR from the coding sequence GTGGCAGTGAGTCTGGGCAAGGCCGGTCACACCCCGGCCGCACGCGAATCAGGGTTCGCCGCGCATGAAGCGGGCGTCGACCGACTTCTGGCGAGTTACCACGCCATCCCCCCCGGCGCGACCGTCCGCCTGGCGAAGAAGACTTCGAACCTGTTCCGAGCCAGGGCAGCCAACCCCGCGCCCGGACTGGACGTATCGGGCCTGACCCGCGTCATCGCCGTCGACCCCGAGGCGCGCACCGCCGATGTCGCGGGCATGACCACCTACGAGGATCTGGTCGCGGCCACCCTGCCCTACGGTCTGGCCCCGCTGGTGGTGCCGCAGCTCAAGACCATCACCCTCGGCGGCGCGGTCACCGGCCTCGGCATCGAGTCCACCTCCTTCCGCAACGGCCTGCCGCACGAGTCGGTGCTGGAAATGGACGTGCTCACCGGGGCGGGCGAAATCCTCACCGCCACACCCGACGGCGAGCACGCCGACCTGTTCCGCGGTTTCCCCAACTCCTACGGCACGCTCGGCTACACGGTCCGATTGAAGATCGAACTGGAGCCGGTGCTGCCCTACGTCGCGCTGCGGCACGTGCGCTTCCACGACCTGCGCGCACTGGAAGCCGCACTGGCCGCCATCGTCGACGAGCGCGGCTACGACGGCGAGCGGGTCGACTATCTCGACGGCGTGGTGTTCGGCGCCGACGAGAGTTACCTGACCCTCGGCAGGCAGACCGACGAGCCGGGTCCGGTCTCCGACTACACCGGGATGGACATCTACTACCGGTCCATCCAGCACGATTCGGCCACCCCCCGGCGCGACCGGCTGACCATCCACGACTACCTCTGGCGCTGGGATACCGACTGGTTCTGGTGCTCGCGCGCTTTCGGCACCCAGAATCCCCGCATCCGCCGCTTCTGGCCGAAACGCTATCGGCGCAGCAGCTTCTACTGGAAACTGGTCGCGCTGGATCACCGGTACCACATCGGCGACAAGATCGAGGCCCGCAAGGGCAACCCGCCGCGCGAGCGGGTCGTGCAGGACATCGAGGTGCCGGTCGAGCGCACCGCCGATTTCGTGGAGTGGTTCCTGCGCGAGATCCCGATCGAGCCGATCTGGTTGTGTCCCTTGCGATTGCGCGAGCACGGGCCCGCGATGCGCGGTGCCGGCGGGACGCGGGGCTGGCCGCTGTACCCGCTCGAGCGCGGACGCACCTATGTGAACGTCGGATTCTGGTCGGCCGTGCCGACCGTCCCCGGGCAACCGGAGGGCGCGGCCAACCGCGCGATCGAGAAGACCGTGACCGAATTCGACGGCCACAAATCGCTGTACTCGGATTCCTACTACCGCGAGGACGAGTTCGCGGAGCTGTACGGCGGGCAGATCTACACCGATCTCAAGAAACGCTACGACCCGGACCAGCGCCTGCTGGACTTGTATTCGAAGGCGGTGCAACGCAGATGA
- a CDS encoding VOC family protein — translation MSLSIAAVTFDCVDAAAQARFWGELLGRAVDPEASEFFASIGRTSGEQPVLMFLKVGERNPGKNVVHLDLYATDRQAEIDRAIGLGAEHRGDFDEYGIVWTTLADPEGNLFDIAAQA, via the coding sequence ATGTCTTTGTCCATCGCCGCCGTCACCTTCGACTGCGTCGACGCCGCCGCCCAGGCCCGCTTCTGGGGCGAACTGCTCGGCCGAGCCGTCGATCCCGAGGCCAGCGAGTTCTTCGCCTCCATCGGCCGCACCTCCGGCGAGCAACCTGTCCTGATGTTCTTGAAGGTCGGCGAACGCAACCCCGGTAAGAACGTGGTCCATCTGGACCTGTACGCCACCGACCGGCAGGCGGAAATCGACCGGGCGATCGGCCTCGGCGCCGAACATCGCGGCGATTTCGACGAGTACGGCATCGTGTGGACCACGCTGGCCGACCCCGAGGGCAACCTCTTCGATATCGCCGCCCAAGCCTGA
- a CDS encoding LysR family transcriptional regulator yields MSLERLRVLRAFADRGTVAGAAALLSMTPSAVSQQLKVLAKEAGVGLLEPDGRRVRLTDAGHALVVRADDVLAAMDRAAAEMARYRDCPRGRVRVALFPSGAALLLPLVLPALAGGEVDVVARDEDVPPTEVPGLLADYDIVLTHRDERARPLTGPRVASRFLMREPIDVVVAPGHRLAGQRAVTPAELADESWLSVRGGFPVDDVLESIATVTGVQPRIAQRINDFRAIEALVAVGYGVALMPRFAVTHPALVVLRLSGVRAARHYDLVTRPRAESRPAVATVLEAFTRAARQITAE; encoded by the coding sequence ATGTCCCTGGAGCGCCTGCGGGTGCTGCGTGCCTTCGCCGATCGGGGCACCGTCGCGGGTGCGGCGGCCCTGCTGTCCATGACGCCCTCGGCGGTCTCGCAGCAATTGAAGGTGCTGGCCAAGGAGGCTGGTGTCGGCCTGCTCGAACCCGACGGCAGGCGAGTGCGGCTCACCGACGCCGGACACGCCCTGGTGGTGCGTGCCGACGACGTGCTCGCCGCGATGGATCGGGCAGCCGCCGAGATGGCGCGCTATCGGGACTGTCCGCGCGGGCGGGTGCGGGTGGCGCTGTTCCCCTCCGGCGCGGCCCTGCTGCTGCCGCTGGTCCTACCCGCCCTGGCAGGGGGTGAGGTCGATGTCGTCGCCCGCGACGAAGACGTGCCGCCGACCGAAGTGCCGGGGCTGCTCGCCGACTACGACATCGTGCTGACCCACCGCGACGAGCGCGCCCGTCCGCTGACCGGGCCGCGCGTCGCGAGCCGGTTCCTCATGCGCGAACCCATCGACGTGGTGGTCGCGCCCGGGCACCGGCTCGCCGGTCAGCGGGCGGTCACCCCGGCCGAACTGGCCGACGAGAGCTGGCTGAGCGTCCGCGGTGGCTTCCCGGTGGACGACGTCCTCGAATCCATCGCCACCGTCACCGGGGTGCAGCCGCGAATCGCCCAGCGGATCAACGACTTCCGGGCGATCGAGGCGCTGGTCGCGGTGGGATACGGCGTCGCGTTGATGCCGCGGTTCGCGGTCACGCATCCGGCGCTGGTGGTGCTGCGGCTGTCCGGGGTCCGAGCGGCCCGCCACTACGACCTGGTCACGCGGCCGCGCGCGGAGAGCCGACCCGCGGTCGCGACCGTTCTCGAGGCCTTCACTCGCGCGGCGCGGCAGATCACCGCGGAGTGA
- a CDS encoding MerR family transcriptional regulator, protein MTATVAIGEFARLSNLSVKTLRHYHDIGLLAPAEIDPGSGYRRYRTDQVEQALLIRRLRLLDMPLPEIRDVLAAPDIAARDATLRAHLVRMEEQLQRTRNVVASLRALLTPASPPGIEYRALPSTRVLAVREVVAKPDIDRWCAAAYPRLYAAIAAAGSAPAGPAGATYPLDYFTDDVGEVLAYVPVPPGDAIPAAGLELAVLPAHRVAIALHRGSFDDVDRTYGALGTHVAEHDRALPEPVREIYLAGPGDTADPADYRTEICWPVS, encoded by the coding sequence ATGACCGCGACCGTCGCCATCGGGGAGTTCGCTCGTCTTTCGAACCTGAGCGTGAAAACCCTGCGGCACTACCACGACATCGGCCTGCTCGCCCCTGCCGAGATCGACCCGGGGTCCGGCTACCGCCGCTACCGCACCGACCAGGTGGAGCAGGCGCTGCTCATCCGCAGGCTGCGCCTGCTGGACATGCCGCTGCCCGAGATCAGGGACGTGCTGGCGGCTCCCGACATCGCCGCCCGCGACGCCACCCTGCGCGCGCACCTGGTGCGCATGGAGGAGCAGTTGCAGCGCACCAGGAACGTGGTGGCCTCGCTGCGCGCCCTGCTCACCCCGGCTTCGCCCCCGGGCATCGAATACCGCGCCCTGCCGTCGACGCGAGTGCTGGCCGTGCGAGAAGTGGTCGCCAAGCCCGATATCGACCGATGGTGCGCGGCGGCCTACCCCCGGCTCTACGCGGCGATCGCGGCGGCGGGGTCCGCACCGGCCGGTCCGGCGGGCGCGACCTACCCGCTGGACTATTTCACCGACGACGTCGGCGAGGTGCTCGCCTACGTTCCGGTCCCGCCCGGCGACGCGATCCCCGCCGCCGGACTCGAATTGGCGGTACTGCCCGCCCACCGGGTCGCGATCGCCCTGCACCGCGGTTCCTTCGACGACGTCGACCGCACCTACGGCGCGTTGGGAACTCATGTCGCCGAACATGATCGGGCGCTGCCCGAGCCCGTACGCGAGATCTATCTCGCCGGTCCCGGCGACACCGCCGATCCGGCCGACTACCGCACCGAGATCTGCTGGCCCGTCAGTTGA
- a CDS encoding YbaB/EbfC family nucleoid-associated protein, giving the protein MQPGGQFDMQQLLAQAQQMQEAVMQAQAEIAAAEVTGQAGNGLVTVTLKASGEVVALTIDPKVVDPDDVEGLQDLIIGAVNDASARAQQLAAERLGPLAGGGSLPGLPGF; this is encoded by the coding sequence GTGCAGCCCGGTGGTCAATTCGACATGCAGCAGTTACTCGCCCAGGCACAGCAGATGCAGGAAGCGGTGATGCAGGCGCAGGCCGAGATCGCGGCCGCCGAGGTGACCGGCCAGGCGGGCAACGGGCTGGTCACCGTCACCCTCAAGGCCAGCGGCGAAGTGGTCGCGCTGACCATCGACCCGAAGGTCGTCGATCCCGACGATGTGGAGGGCCTGCAGGATCTGATCATCGGCGCGGTCAACGACGCCTCCGCTCGGGCCCAGCAATTGGCCGCCGAGCGTCTCGGGCCGCTGGCGGGTGGCGGCTCGCTGCCCGGTCTGCCCGGCTTCTGA
- a CDS encoding EamA family transporter has protein sequence MTTRDRMIGSAVVVLWGLNFLAIRAGLDHFPALFFAALRFAVLAIPVLIFVPRPPAPLRWLLLYGIGFGILQFAFLFTAMRAGMPTGLASLVLQTSAPFTVVLGALLLRERLRPRQLIGLAVASAGIAVIGADRMGEAALLPMLLTLAGGFGWALGNIGSRLATSAAPGSEPPVNPLHLTLWMTVIPPVPLFALSALTEGPATGLRALTDLGAATAPAALLGLAYLVTLGTVGGSGLWTYLMSRYPAGTVAPLSLLVPVVGIAAAWLALGETPTAAQLFGAAVVMTGAFVTVSAPGVRRPSRGQARGDGSAHGIGEIARVGNGAR, from the coding sequence GTGACCACTCGTGACCGCATGATCGGCTCGGCCGTCGTCGTCCTCTGGGGCCTGAACTTCCTGGCCATCCGGGCGGGCCTCGATCATTTCCCCGCCCTGTTCTTCGCCGCGCTGCGCTTCGCCGTGCTCGCGATCCCGGTGCTGATCTTCGTGCCGCGCCCACCGGCGCCGCTGCGCTGGCTGCTGCTCTACGGCATCGGATTCGGCATCCTGCAGTTCGCCTTCCTGTTCACCGCCATGCGGGCGGGGATGCCGACCGGCCTGGCCTCGCTGGTGTTGCAGACCTCCGCCCCGTTCACCGTGGTGCTCGGCGCGCTGCTGCTGCGCGAACGGCTGCGCCCGCGCCAGCTGATCGGTCTGGCGGTCGCCTCGGCGGGCATCGCGGTCATCGGGGCGGACCGGATGGGCGAGGCGGCGCTGCTGCCGATGCTGCTCACCCTGGCGGGCGGATTCGGCTGGGCGTTGGGCAATATCGGCTCACGGCTGGCGACGAGCGCCGCGCCCGGCTCCGAGCCGCCGGTCAACCCGCTGCACCTGACCTTGTGGATGACCGTGATTCCCCCGGTCCCGCTGTTCGCCCTGTCGGCCCTGACCGAGGGCCCGGCGACCGGCCTGCGCGCCCTGACCGATCTCGGTGCCGCGACCGCGCCCGCAGCCCTGCTCGGCCTCGCCTACCTGGTGACCCTCGGCACGGTCGGCGGCTCCGGACTGTGGACGTACCTGATGAGCCGCTATCCGGCGGGTACCGTCGCCCCGCTGTCGCTGCTGGTCCCGGTGGTGGGTATCGCCGCCGCCTGGCTGGCGCTCGGCGAGACCCCCACGGCGGCACAGCTGTTCGGCGCCGCCGTGGTGATGACGGGAGCTTTCGTCACCGTGTCGGCACCGGGAGTACGGCGCCCCTCGCGAGGGCAGGCCCGAGGCGACGGAAGTGCCCACGGGATAGGCGAAATCGCGCGGGTGGGCAACGGTGCCCGGTAG
- a CDS encoding type II toxin-antitoxin system prevent-host-death family antitoxin: MSNAAEQFDDARQFNVHEAGTHLSRILERVEHGEEIVISRAGHPVAEVVPLVRPVDRRGGGSLRGRMVLDTDGDSEETNAEIAADFGNAP, encoded by the coding sequence GTGAGCAATGCCGCTGAACAATTCGACGACGCTCGACAGTTCAACGTCCACGAGGCTGGGACTCATCTGTCGCGGATCCTGGAGCGGGTCGAGCACGGCGAGGAGATCGTCATCAGCCGTGCAGGCCATCCGGTCGCCGAGGTGGTCCCGCTGGTTCGCCCGGTGGATCGTCGCGGCGGCGGGTCGCTGCGCGGCCGAATGGTGCTGGACACCGATGGGGATTCCGAGGAGACCAACGCGGAGATCGCGGCGGATTTCGGAAACGCACCGTGA
- a CDS encoding Mur ligase family protein produces the protein MADFSIRGRIALRAAAAASWASRRAGRGNGSMIGGLIALKIDPTIMTQLGRGRRTVLITGTNGKSTTTRMTTAALSTLGAVATQADGANMDAGIVAALSQHPGVPLAAIEVDELHLPHVSDELKPAAIVLLNLSRDQLDRVGEINMIERKLRAGLARHPEAVVIANCDDVLMTSIAYDHPNVIWVAAGSGWAMDATSCPRSGEPIIWEGAHWHSTGTDFQRPEPDWSLEGEDLVGPDSTRYPLHLALPGRANRGNAAQAVAAAVALGADPAKAAVAAGTVREIAGRYKTVQVGEHSARLLLAKNPAGWQEALSMIDRSAAGLVIAVNGQVPDGEDLSWLWDVRFEHFEDVQVVAAGERATDLAVRLTYAGVRHTTVADPLRAIASCPPGQVEVLANYTAFRDLNRDLESRRAGIRAQ, from the coding sequence GTGGCGGACTTTTCGATACGCGGGCGGATCGCCCTGCGAGCCGCGGCGGCGGCGTCGTGGGCCTCACGGCGCGCCGGTCGCGGCAACGGCTCGATGATCGGCGGCCTGATCGCGCTGAAGATCGACCCGACGATCATGACGCAGCTCGGTCGCGGCCGCCGGACGGTGCTGATCACGGGCACGAACGGCAAGTCGACCACGACCAGGATGACCACCGCCGCGCTGAGCACGCTCGGCGCGGTCGCCACCCAGGCCGACGGCGCCAATATGGACGCGGGCATCGTCGCCGCGCTGAGTCAGCACCCCGGCGTGCCGCTGGCCGCCATCGAGGTGGACGAGCTGCACCTCCCGCACGTCTCCGACGAGCTGAAGCCCGCCGCGATCGTGCTGCTCAATCTCAGCCGCGACCAGCTCGACCGGGTCGGCGAGATCAACATGATCGAACGCAAGCTGCGCGCGGGCCTGGCCAGGCACCCCGAGGCGGTGGTCATCGCCAACTGCGACGACGTGCTGATGACCTCCATCGCCTACGACCACCCGAACGTGATCTGGGTGGCCGCGGGCAGCGGCTGGGCGATGGACGCCACCAGTTGCCCGCGCAGCGGCGAGCCGATCATCTGGGAAGGCGCGCACTGGCACAGCACGGGCACCGATTTCCAACGCCCGGAACCGGATTGGTCGCTGGAAGGCGAGGACCTGGTCGGCCCGGACAGCACCCGTTACCCGCTGCACCTGGCCCTGCCGGGGCGGGCGAACCGCGGTAACGCGGCCCAGGCCGTCGCGGCGGCGGTGGCGCTCGGCGCCGACCCCGCCAAGGCCGCGGTGGCGGCGGGCACCGTGCGCGAGATCGCGGGCCGCTACAAGACGGTGCAGGTCGGCGAGCATTCCGCCCGGCTGCTGCTGGCGAAGAACCCGGCGGGCTGGCAGGAGGCCCTGTCGATGATCGACCGCTCGGCGGCCGGACTGGTCATCGCGGTCAACGGCCAGGTGCCCGACGGCGAGGACCTGTCCTGGCTGTGGGACGTGCGTTTCGAGCACTTCGAGGACGTGCAGGTGGTCGCCGCGGGCGAACGCGCCACCGACCTCGCGGTCCGGCTCACCTACGCGGGCGTGCGGCACACCACGGTGGCGGATCCGTTGCGCGCCATCGCTTCCTGTCCGCCGGGGCAGGTCGAGGTGCTGGCCAACTACACCGCCTTCCGCGACCTGAACCGGGATCTGGAGTCGCGGCGGGCAGGAATACGAGCGCAGTGA
- the recR gene encoding recombination mediator RecR, with amino-acid sequence MYEGPVQDLIDELGRLPGVGPKSAQRIAFHLLQVEPPEIDRLQAALQKVRDGVRFCAVCGTVADGELCRLCADPRRDRTVICVVEEPKDVQAIERTREFRGRYHVLGGALDPLSGIGPDQLRIRELLARIGNQDDGVDVTEVIIATDPNTEGEATATYLVRMLRDFPGLSVTRLASGLPMGGDLEFADELTLGRALSGRRAL; translated from the coding sequence TTGTACGAGGGGCCGGTACAGGATCTGATCGACGAACTGGGCAGACTGCCCGGCGTCGGTCCCAAGAGCGCGCAACGCATCGCCTTCCACCTGCTGCAGGTCGAGCCGCCGGAGATCGACCGGTTGCAGGCCGCGCTGCAGAAGGTGCGTGACGGGGTGCGCTTCTGCGCGGTGTGCGGCACCGTCGCCGACGGAGAGCTGTGCAGACTGTGCGCCGACCCGCGCCGGGACCGCACGGTGATCTGCGTGGTCGAGGAGCCCAAGGACGTGCAGGCGATCGAGCGGACCAGGGAGTTCCGCGGGCGTTACCACGTGCTCGGCGGCGCGCTCGACCCGCTCAGCGGTATCGGCCCCGATCAGTTGCGGATCAGGGAACTGCTGGCCCGCATCGGCAACCAGGACGACGGGGTCGATGTCACCGAGGTGATCATCGCCACCGACCCGAACACCGAGGGGGAGGCGACCGCGACCTATCTGGTCCGGATGCTGCGCGATTTCCCCGGGCTGTCGGTCACGCGCCTGGCGTCGGGCCTGCCGATGGGCGGGGATCTGGAATTCGCCGACGAACTGACGCTGGGGCGGGCGTTGTCCGGGCGGCGCGCGCTCTGA
- a CDS encoding type 1 glutamine amidotransferase: MSESTVRIGLVLPDVMGTYGDGGNALVLRQRLRMRGHDAEIVEINLTDPVPESLDIYTLGGAEDSAQRLATRHLRQYPGLQQAAAKGAPVLAICAAIQVLGNWYETSSGERVEGVGLLDVTTSPQDRRAIGEVVTSPIVPGLRAPLTGFENHRGGTTLGPDAEGLARVTRGVGNGVGDGLEGVVQGSVFGTYMHGPALARNPELADLLLARALGVESLSPLDLPEVEQLRRERLRA; the protein is encoded by the coding sequence ATGAGCGAGTCGACGGTACGGATCGGGCTGGTACTGCCCGATGTGATGGGCACCTACGGCGACGGCGGCAACGCGCTCGTCCTGCGCCAGCGCCTGCGCATGCGCGGCCACGACGCCGAGATCGTGGAGATCAACCTCACCGACCCGGTCCCCGAGTCGCTGGACATCTACACCCTCGGCGGCGCCGAGGACTCCGCCCAGCGGCTGGCCACCCGCCACCTGCGCCAGTACCCCGGCCTGCAACAGGCCGCCGCCAAGGGCGCCCCGGTGCTCGCCATCTGCGCGGCCATCCAGGTGCTCGGCAATTGGTACGAGACCTCCTCGGGCGAGCGTGTCGAGGGCGTCGGCCTCCTCGACGTCACCACCTCTCCCCAGGACCGCCGCGCCATCGGCGAGGTGGTCACCTCCCCCATCGTCCCCGGCCTGCGCGCTCCCCTCACCGGCTTCGAGAACCACCGCGGCGGAACCACTCTCGGCCCGGACGCCGAGGGCCTGGCCCGCGTCACCCGTGGCGTCGGCAACGGCGTCGGCGACGGCCTCGAAGGCGTTGTCCAGGGTTCGGTCTTCGGCACCTACATGCACGGCCCCGCCCTGGCCCGCAACCCCGAACTCGCCGACCTCCTGTTGGCCCGCGCGCTCGGCGTCGAGTCCCTGTCCCCTCTCGACCTGCCCGAGGTCGAGCAGTTGCGCCGCGAACGCCTCCGCGCCTGA
- a CDS encoding SRPBCC family protein, with product MGQVSASSSITVAADPKRALDAVADYVTVRPRILSAHYRDYKVVEGGQGDGTVAEWTLQATETRQRNVRATVSVAGSMVTETDANSSLVTTWTVAPEGTGSKITQTTTWQGAGGVKGIFEGIFAPLGLKKIQAEVLGNLQRELA from the coding sequence GTGGGACAGGTCAGCGCCAGCAGTTCGATCACCGTTGCGGCCGATCCGAAGCGCGCGCTCGACGCCGTGGCGGACTACGTGACGGTGCGCCCGCGCATTCTCTCCGCGCACTACCGGGACTACAAGGTGGTCGAGGGCGGCCAGGGTGACGGCACGGTCGCCGAATGGACCCTGCAGGCCACCGAGACCCGGCAGCGCAATGTGCGGGCCACCGTCTCGGTCGCGGGCAGCATGGTCACCGAAACCGACGCCAACTCCTCGCTCGTGACCACCTGGACCGTCGCCCCGGAGGGCACCGGCTCGAAGATCACCCAGACCACCACCTGGCAGGGCGCGGGCGGCGTCAAGGGCATCTTCGAGGGTATCTTCGCCCCCCTCGGCCTGAAGAAGATCCAGGCCGAGGTGCTGGGCAACCTGCAGCGCGAACTGGCCTGA